From the Bos taurus isolate L1 Dominette 01449 registration number 42190680 breed Hereford chromosome 22, ARS-UCD2.0, whole genome shotgun sequence genome, one window contains:
- the SPCS1 gene encoding signal peptidase complex subunit 1 has translation MLEHLSSLPTQMDYKGQKLAEQMFQGIILFSAIVGFIYGYLAEQFGWTVYIVMAGFAFSCLLTLPPWPIYRRHPLKWLPVQDSSTEDKKPGERKVKRHAKNN, from the exons ATGTTGGAGCATCTGAGCTCACTGCCCACGCAAATG GATTACAAGGGCCAGAAGCTAGCTGAACAGATGTTTCAGGGAATTATCCTTTTTTCTGCA ATAGTTGGATTTATCTACGGGTACCTGGCTGAACAGTTCGGGTGGACTGTCTATATAGTTATGGCTGGATTTGCTTTTTCGTGTTTG CTGACACTTCCTCCATGGCCCATTTATCGCCGGCACCCCCTCAAGTGGTTACCTGTTCAAGACTCAAGCACAGAAGACAAGAAACCAGGGGAACGAAAAGTTAAGAGACATGCTAAAAATAATTGA